AGCTGAACGTGAAGCTACAAGGGAAGGATGTATTTGTGCATGAACTGTATTCGAATGTGAAAGCTTTCAGAGCCAAGTTAACTTTGTTCTCAAGGCAAGTAATGAACAGATCATTTGCTAATTTCCCGACACTAGAACCGCTGGAAGAGGCGCATCAGCATGCAAAGAAATGCAGCAAATCATGAACGACCTGCACGGAGAATTCTGTCGTCGATTCTCTGATTTTGAAAAGATTTAGAAGTCGCTTCCGCTGGTGTCAGGTCCCCTGTCACTGGACTAAGAGACAGCACCACAGGAACTGCAGTTGGAGTTGATTGATCTCCAGTGCGACTCTGTCTTGAAGGAGAAGTTCAACGCCGTCTCAAACTGGATGAGTTTTATGCCTCACTGAACGAGACCAAGTTTCCAAACATCCGACAGATGGCACAGAAGATGCTGGTTTTATTTGGCTCtacctatgtgtgtgagcaaacgttCAGTGTGATGAACATTAACAAAGCCTGTCAGAGCTCAGCTTACTGATGAACACTTGAGCTCTGTCCTGCGAATTGCCACAACAAAATTCACACCGGACTTGGATGCGCTCGCCAAAAAGGGTGACCAGCAACACTGTTCCCATTAAACCAAGCATTCGGGGGTGAATTTATTTTCATTACTTTTTGGGAAACAGATTTCACTTTCATGTAATTTATGCTAGTTAATTTTTCCCCCTCATCAGCTAGTATTAGTGGCCTGTCTTTCAATTTCTAAAACCCGGTGTGGCCCTTGAGCCAAAAAGTTTACCCACCCCTACTGTAGAAGATGAGAGAGGCCGTTATAAAGGGCGGGTCTAttattgttttgtgtttctgAGGTTTTTGTATCGTTCTGTGGCTTTCCAGTAGTGTTCCCTATGTATTCAAATCTGAAAATTCAAATTTTGGTCCAAGTACATATGTTTTAACATCAAAATGCTATCTTCCCAAGCCCTTCTAAAAACTTTTTCTCATGTTTCCCTGACGTAGGTTTCTGTACTTCACTTTCATCACTCTCCATGCTTACACTGTcagtgaaattgtgtgtgtgtgtgtgtgtgtgtgtgtgtgtgtgtgtgtgtgtgtgtgtgtgtgtgtgtgtgtgtgtgtgtgtgtgtgtgtgtgtgtgtgtgtgtgtgtgtgtgtgtgtgtgtgttgatgcatgctcagtaatccaggtaagaaaatcaatgaaagttgaatcggttcatctggatacaacttttattgacgtttattgacagatcaaTAAACGTCAATAaaagctgtatccagatgaaccaattcaactttcattgcgcgtgtgtgtgtgtgtgtgtgggggggggggttcgggcaTCTGCGCTAACTCACGTCACTGCTTTTTGCTAACGGCTGGGTGGGTGTTTCCATTTGAACAACCTGGAAAAGAGCGCTGATGGGATTGCCCTTTAAACCTTTTCTTTGGTCTCCTTCAGTGGAGGATACATGTGTTTATCATACGAATTGTGTTTGGTTGTGATTATGCCCAGAATCTCACATTAtgtcaaaaataaaaaacatagCGATTGAAGCACTAGCTAGTtcatgtttatatatataaaataatgtCATAATGTCATATTCCgggcatatatatttatatatatgtgtgtgtgtgtgtgtgtgtatatgtatatatatatgtatgtatatatatatatatatatatatgtataatccagtgagccaagtaagttctttgagacagtacaagcctgtttcatgccataagcagtcatcagctgtcaatcattgACAGCTGATTCAGTGATTTTTTTCTAGAATCTGCGAAATTTTTCTAGATTTTACAGCAGTcaatgattgacagctgatattgcttatggcatgaaagagacttgttctgtctcataaagaatttacttgactcactgaattattttgatccttatttgttgagcactttccctaccgttgagtgtttctttaaacaaagttttatatatatatatatatatatatatatatatacactaccgttcaaaagtttgggatcacccaaacaattttgtgttttccatgaaaagtcacacttattcaccaccatatgttgtgaaatgaatagaaaatagagtcaggacattgacaaggttagaaataatgatttgtatttgaaataagattttttttacatcaaactttgctttcgtcaaagaatcctccatttgcagcaattacagcattgcagacctttggcattctagctgttaatttgttgaggtaatctggagaaattgcaccccacgcttccagaagcagctcccacaagttggattggttggatgggcacttctttgagcagattgagtttctggagcatcacatttatggggtcaattaaatgctcaaaatggccagaaaaagagaactttcatctgaaactcgacagtctattcttgttcttagaaatgaaggctattccatgcgagaaattgctaagaaattgaagatttcctacaccggtgtgtactactcccttcagaggacagcacaaacaggctctaaccagagtagaaaaagaagtgggaggccgcgttgcacaactgagcaagaagataagtacattagagtctctagtttgagaaacagacgcctcacaggtccccaactggcatcttcattaaatagtacctgttagagcctgtttgtgctgtcctctgaagggagtagtacacaccggtgtaggaaatcttcaatttcttagcaatttctcgcatggaatagccttcatttctaagaacaagaatagactgtcgagtttcagatgaaagttctctttttctggccattttgagcgtttaattgaccccacaaatgtgatgctccagaaactcaatctgctcaaagaagtgcccatccaaccaatccaacttgtgggagctgcttctggaagcgtggggtgcaatttctccagattacctcaacaaattaacagctagaatgccaaaggtctgcaatgctgtaattgctgcaaatggaggattctttaacgaaagcaaagtttgatgtaaaaaaaatcttatttcaaataaaaatcattatttctaaccttgtcaatgtcttgactctattttctattcatttcacaacatatggtggtgaataagtgtgacttttcatggaaaacacgaaattgtttgggtgatcccaaacttttgaacggtagtgtatatatatgccataaacaatcatcagctgtcaataaaactacctGAGGAAAGGACATataatttactgcctcgtcatgcatatCACGTGCAcaggcatgagtcgttcacatggcagttgcagttgagggggtccggttgtgatgaaggtgtctgatttgttcatgattcttgtgttgtgggacaatattatttgttgaatgttaggcatgcagctgtaactaattttgatggtgttcctattgaatatcttcctcagttaatggtccggggtaaagcactcatccaaaagttaaaaaaactgcttactgatgtttgtggccatggtatcactgtagggtgggttgtaccaggtgatgttttgtTTTATGTTACGTTTcttgatttgctggcagttaGTGATTAATGGCGAGTCGTagttgagcttaaaattgtagccgctcttttgtaatgcatcttggtatgggcgtgtagcttcattgaagatggactcattagattataattttgagagtcttctattaatgctttctgggatgttcttcaagatggagggtgggtggttgctttctctatggacatactgcagcgtgttgttgggcttaatgtacagCTTGTATGTGCTGTTCCCAAGGTCcactgagatgtccagaaagtcaatttgttttttgtttgcttcaataatgatttttagcccattgtttgagaatattttgcagatttttttcttaatttgctcgacatcgcttggtgttttgctacaaattgctagcccatTAATAGCATCAACTGaagaagatattcaataggaacaccatcaaaattagttacagctgcatgactaacattcaacaaataatatcgtcccacaacacaagaatcatgaacaaatcaatgacacctgcatcacaaccggactcccccaactgcaactgccatgtgaatgactcatgccccctcgaaggaAAATGCCAAATGAAGggcgttatctaccaagctacagtgACGAGAGATGACGACGGCAAAATAGAGaaatacgtcggtctaacagaggaaacattcaaaaagaggttgaatgcacgtgtagctttagaaacaaccgtttaaagaatgcaacatctttaagccgttatatttggtcactggcggacagaaacattaattattcaaccacctggaaaaacctctcaaaaaacaaagcatattcaaccagtagtaaaatatgcaatctatgtctaactgaaaaatagtttatcatttgcaaagcagaaatgtccacattgaataacaggaatgaattggccagcagttgcagacatagatataagcacctatttttgtaattataaataaatcatgccaatagacaaaaaccagccccccctccccccattggaccgttagtgatcatgtctttttgaatttttgaatgttgcacctcttccttccccattggacattgtgcacgtgatgtgtatgacaaggcagtaaatggtatgtcctttcctcgagtagttttactgacagctgatgattgcttatggcatgaaacaggcttgtactgtctcataaagaatttacttgactcactggattttatatatatacgtatatataatgtctatatgtttatatatttatatgtgtatatatttatatatatgtgtgtatatacactaccgttcaaaagtttgggatcacattgaaatgtccatatttttgaaggaaaagcactgtacttttcaatgaagataactttaaactagtcttaactttaaagaaatacactctatacattgctaatgtggtaaatgactattctagctgcaaatgtctggtttttggtgcaatatctacataggtgtatagaggcccatttcaagcaactatcactccagtgttctaatggtacaatgtgtctgctcattggctcagaaggctaattgatgattagaaaacccttgtgcaatcatgttcacacatctgaaaacagtttagctcgttacagaagctacaaaactgaccttcctttgagcagattgagtttctggagcatcacatttgtggggtcaattaaacgctcaaaatggccagaaaaagagaactttcatctgaaactcgacagtctattcttgttcttagaaatgaaggctattccatgtgagaaattgctaagaaattgaagatttcctacaccggtgtgtactactcccttcagaggacagcacaaacaggctctaaccagagtagaaaaagaagtgggaggccgcgttgcacaactgagcaagaagataagtacattagagtctctagtttgagaaacagacgcctcacaggtccccaactggcatcttcattaaatagtacccgcaaaacaccagtgtcaacatctacagtgaagaggcggctgcgggattctgggcttcagggcagagtggcaaagaaaaagccatatctgagactgaccaataaaagaaaaagattaagatgggcaaaagaacacagacattggacagaggaagactggaaaaaagtgttgtggacggatgaatccaagtttgaggtgtttggatcacaaagaagaacgtttgtgagacgcagaacaaatgaaaagatgctggaagaatgcctgacgccatctgttaagcatggtggaggtaatgtgatggtctggggttgctttggtgctggtaaggtgggagatttgtacagggtaaaagggattctgaataaggaaggctatcactccattttgcaacgccatgccatacccagtggacagcgcttgattggagccaatttcatcctacaacaggacaatgaccctaaacacacctccaaattgtgcaagaactatttagagcagaagcaggcagctggtattctatcggtaatggagtggccagcgcagtcaccagatctgaaccccattgagctgttgtgggagcagcttgaccgtatggtacgcaagaagtgcccatccaaccaatccaacttgtgggagctgcttctggaagcgtggggtgcaatttctccagattacctcaacaaattaacagctagaatgccaaaggtctgcaatgctgtaattgctgcaaatggaggattctttgacgaaagcaaagtttgatgtaagaaaaatcttatttcaaatacaaatcattatttctaaccttgtcaatgtcttgactctattttctattcatttcgcaacatatggtggtgaataagtgtgacttttcatggaaaacacaaaattgtttgggtgatcccaaacttttgaacggtagtgtatatatatgtatatatgtatatatgtgtatatatgtgtatatatatatgtgtgtgtgtgtgttagtaatgTGTCATAACCTTACATAGGGTGTGACCTGTTAGGCTAAGACTTTAAACACCTGGTTGTCTGGATTAATACAGAAAGTACAGGAATACAACCGTCGATTCATGAAAAGATGTTCTGTTGAGGGTTGTTTCAAAATTGGTGCTTATGAAAAGGGAACTACTTTCACATAAACATGTGCTCTTTTCCAGCTTGAAGTGGCAAGGAAGTATGTCGACTACCACATGCAGGAGTTTTGCTACAAGAAACCCAATGTCAGTTTTGTCCAGGGCTACATTGAGGCCCTGTCAAAGGCTGGGCTTGAACCAAGTTCATTTGATATCATCATGTAAGATATTCTTAAAGTTTTTCCTAGATATATGTTTATCCAACTCTCCCTAATGTAAAAGTGCTGTGCAATTACAGAGATATTACTTGAGCATATTTTTATGAACTGTGTTGACATTTTTTTCCCACAGTTCCAACTGTGTGGTGAATCTCTCTCCAGACAAGAAACAAGTATTAACTGAGGCCTACCGTGTTCTCAAGGTATTGCATTGAACTGAGCCATTTCCCTATTTTTCACTTCCACATTTCTTTTCCAATCACGTCACAAACAAAGAGAAAAGGTAATACCTGGACAAAAAGGAATATAGTCTGTGCTCAGTAATGTTAACAGGTTTGCATAAAAATTCGGTGCCTGCCCTGTTCTGCCGTTGGTTATCAGGAAGGCGGTGAGCTGTACTTCAGtgatgtctacagtagtggaagaCTATCAGATGAAATTAAAAATCACAAAGTCCTGTGGGGTATGTCAGACTTCTGCCCTTCGATTATAAAATAAAGCTGTCAATAGAAATGTGAGACACCATGTCCAGCCAGCAAAGTGTTAAGCAGTGAGAATGTTCTTTATCTTGGTAGGTGAGTGCATCGGTGGAACGCTTTGGTGGGAGGATCTACTGCAAATAGCCGAGGAGGTGGGCTTCAGCCGACCACGCTTAGTCACAGCCAGTGTCATCACTGTGGATAACAAGGAACTGCAGGAAATTCTGGgtttgttattgtttttgtttttttctaaaccCTATGAGCGTGACGTGACATAAATGGATTAATGGAATTATGCGTTATTGAATATCAGTGAACCATCACTTTATATCTTATAGTATTCCAGGTTGACTCATTTTGTGTATTTGTGAATATTTCTTGTATTCCACTGTTGTGATGCAGGAGACTTCAAGTTTGTCTCTGCAACATTTCGCTTGTTCAAGATCCGTAAAGATAATACCAAGGCTTGTCAAATCATATATAATGGAAACATCACCGGTGTAGAGGAGAGCTTCCACTTTGACTGTCAGTACACCTTTAAGGTCAGTTATTTCCACAACACAGCTGTGGATTGGAACACGGTCTTTAAATGCCATTTATACATGTGAATAAAttactgcatgtgtgtctgtgtgggtgtttgtCACAGGTGGATGAGGTAGTGGCCATTGATGGGGAGTTGGCAAGAATCCTGAGCCAATCCAGATTTGCCGAGGATTTCACGTTCCAACCACCCGGAGCTTCCTCTGATCTCTGTGGTGTCAAACTGAAGGTTGGCCTCATAATAATCCCCTTCAGTCGTGActtacagacgggtgacaaattaaaggaaaaaccaatataaagtgtcttagtgaggtgttggtccaccatgagcctccagaacagcttcagtgctccttgtcatagatcatacacgtctctgaactctactggagggatggacaccattcttccaaaagatactcCCTTatctggtgttttgatgatggttgtggagagcactgtctaacacgccagtccaaaatctcccatcgtgttcaactgggttgagatgtggtgactgtgaaggccatagcatatgatttacatcattttcatcctcatcaaaccattcagtgtcccctcgtgccctgtggatggaggcattgtcatgctgggagagaccactcccatcaggatagagatatttcaccataggataaaggtgatcactcagaataactttgtattgatttgcagtgacccttccctctaaagggacaagtggacccaaaccatggcaGGAAAACGCCCCCCACAGAAcaacagagcccccagacccccttACTGTATGGGTCAAGCACTCagggttttcctttcatttgtcgccCATCTGTAATTCATTGGAAATGccttcatttgattttttttaagcaCTAGAGGTCAGTATGTTTTGTAGTGTCTGTCTCAAGTGTGTGACACACCCAGAGTCCTGTGGTCTTAAGTATGCATGTAGCAGCACAAGCGTATGCACAAAGatgttctctcacacacacacacacacacacacacacatatacattctatatatacacacacacacattcacacgcacAAGGTCAAGCAGCTGTCTTAGAGTCATAGCCAGACTGCGGAGTCATGCTGTGGAACCTTGAACAGGAAGAAAGTTCTCCCCTCAGCCAGTAGAATACCATCTTATCAGCTCATGTTGTCAgtccatgcacacacatgcatccaTACACTCCAGTACATTTATAAATGTGCATCCTGTACTTTGTTTTATGGATGATAGTTATTGTCTGCAGTTACAAGatttccattttatttttgtaAAACAATGTAGAAAATGTGATTTATCCAAATGTACTACATTTAACTTTTGACCTTTGGACCATCTCTCTGAAGTTATTTATGCAACAACTAAtggttgataatggtaataaagAGCCTTTGGTCTTGTCCGTACAGTGTGCATAAGCATAGTTCCTGTTAAACACTGATATAATGAACAACCTATGAGCCATATATAATGGTCATCAATTCAAAGTCTGAAGGCACACTATGTGTCCTGCTACATATTATGAACAAAACTGAACATGTTTAGTTATGGTACTCAAAAAAGTAGGAAGGTAGAGGTCACATCTGAAATAATTCataaagaaagtgtgtgtgtgtgtgtgtgtgtgtgtgtataaaatctCTAGTTTGTTCAAGGAAGTTGTGTCTGGGGAATAGTAGAATTACCATTGAATCGTTTCATTAATCTAACTGGGTTTTGAGCTCATATTGAAGTGTATCTTTAATTGTTCTTACAGGCAAGCATTGTGAATCCTTTTGAACTCAGCAAGCAAATGGGGACTAAAAATCCAGGTTCAACCACTGGGGGCTGCTGCAGTACACAGTCAAGTGCATGCTGCAAATAACAAGAACTTGAGCAAGAAATGGCACAGAGAAATAGAGGCCCATTCATTCACATCATGCTCTGTATGCATAAGGATGACACGCATAATTTTATTTTACTTCACAGAGCTGAATCTGCCCTACAGTTTGTTTTGATACTGTGTTTCTTGTTCATTTCAAATTTAAGCATTAAAAGGGGGCCATACTCAGATAATCATGTGGATGGGGTCCCTGGGAGGTCTGGTGGTGGTTCTTAAGTGAGCAGTTGTCAATTAAAGTCACTCCGGCACTTAAGTAACACGAATTGCAGAAATAACCAGAGCATTTTATTCACATTTTTTGTAGTTTCAACGTGTCAAAATGATCCtcagcagaattaaaaccaatAATTGTGACTTTTCCTTTCATGTATTTTTCATCTGCTTATAATTTTAGTAATATTAATGCTGATATCCGTTGCATCCACATCCCTCTTAGTGTCATCTTTGTCACATAGATGTATATGCTAAAACGCCTTTGATGAAATTGTATACTGATCTTGCTTGACCTCCTTTGTGCATAAATACTGTGCACACTGACAGTGTAAGATCTTTACTGTTTTAATAATGTCACTGTAGTGGGTGTAATAAAAAGTTGAAATCTCAGCTGACTTCCATATTTGAGCAAATTTTTTCATTGATAATGTATAAAACGTTATATTTTGGACAAGACttggatttttatttttattatattatttatttattttggcatACAAACATATCTTTGCACCTTGCATCTGGGCGCGAATGAGGCAGATTATTATTAGTTTGATGTTGCCTGTTTTATTGAGGCGCACATTTGTGCCATGCACAGCAGAGCCACCCTATTGCCACTGACAATTAATCACCAGTACTAGGTGGAATATTGGGAAGTGTGTCTACAGCACTTTCTACAGTGGCTTGAGAGTCCGAGTCTTGGACAGCAATAAAGGTGATTTAACTCCTAatgacataattttttttttgccctccgAATTTATCTAAAAAAAAGTCACGAGGAAAGtcctgtctttttctttttacatgaGGTGCCCTTGTTTTTGCAATTTTATTCGCTGAGGCGACCGCGAaagccccgcccccccgccccccccccgtcaaGCGCCTCACCGGATTGGATGTCGACGTCGCCCGTCTGCGGGGGACATCAGGGAGGCATGAGTTCGCACACAGCCTACCCTGAGGAGGAGTCCGCGTCGGACGCGCAGTGAGACCAGGCGAGTCCCGATgcacaagtcacggcaaccctcgGCGGAGATGAAGGCGGACTCCGATTGGCTCTGATCTCCCGAGGCCTTTTTCATTCAGGAGCTTGGTCGCCCGTTATCAATATGGCAGAGCCGTTAGCCCCAGtaccaaccactgcaaaaatggcGTCACTTAGCCGGGTTCGAGCTCTGACGATGATTTTCTTAACTGTCAGCGGCTGTTTTGTCACGCCGACGAGTGGCAGGGAAGGGTCCGAGGAGACGGTCATCATCGGGCTCAGACTGGAGGACACGGACGACATTTACTTCATGGACAGAGGATACCTCCGAGTGAGCGAAAAGTCCCGGGTGAAATTGAGGGTGTACGGGCAAAACATCAACAACGAGACTTGGTCCAAAATTGCCTTTACGGAACACGAGCGGACCCGAGGGAACATTGACAGCTCGTCGGGGGACAACCAGAGCCAAGAAGACACGTCCGGCATGCATCCCTGCGGTATTAGGACTTCGGATATAATCATATTGCCCAACATCATCCTGAATCGCAAGACGTCGGGAATAGTTGAAATTGAGGTCAAACCCCTGCGAAAGACGGAGAGAAGTAAAGCATATTACCTTTGCATCGCCACGCCAACACCAGCCGTCGCTGGCATGCACGATCCCTGGACAGAGAACACATGGATCTATCACGATGGAGATGACACCAAAGTGATAGTGGTGGAGGAGAGGAAGTTCCTGCTGCCGTTCTGGCTCCAGGTGATCTTCATCTCCATGCTGCTTTGTCTGTCGGGCATGTTCAGCGGGCTGAACCTGGGGCTAATGGCACTGGACCCGATGGAGCTGCAGATAGTCCAGAACTGTGGCACGGAGCGGGAGAAGAATTACGCCAAAAAAATCGAGCCGGTCAGGAGCCAAGGGAATTACTTGCTTTGTTCACTCCTTCTTGGGAACGTGCTGGTGAATACGACGCTGACCATTTTGCTGGATGATATCGCTGGCTCAGGGCTGATCGCGGTGGTGATGTCCACCATCGGGATAGTGATCTTCGGCGAGATCGTGCCGCAGGCCATCTGCTCTA
This genomic stretch from Lampris incognitus isolate fLamInc1 chromosome 5, fLamInc1.hap2, whole genome shotgun sequence harbors:
- the as3mt gene encoding arsenite methyltransferase — its product is MADAKCACTSSADATIHADVKDYYGKVLKKTSDLKSNACVTPTLPIPAFIHQALKKVHPEVTARYYGCGLVVPESLEGCRILDLGSGSGRDCFMLSQLVGERGHVTGIDMTEDQLEVARKYVDYHMQEFCYKKPNVSFVQGYIEALSKAGLEPSSFDIIISNCVVNLSPDKKQVLTEAYRVLKEGGELYFSDVYSSGRLSDEIKNHKVLWGECIGGTLWWEDLLQIAEEVGFSRPRLVTASVITVDNKELQEILGDFKFVSATFRLFKIRKDNTKACQIIYNGNITGVEESFHFDCQYTFKVDEVVAIDGELARILSQSRFAEDFTFQPPGASSDLCGVKLKASIVNPFELSKQMGTKNPGSTTGGCCSTQSSACCK